One genomic segment of Nocardia spumae includes these proteins:
- a CDS encoding ABC transporter permease, translated as MGASVRVFRDSAIIAYRNILTILRVPTLLVTATIQPLMFVFLFAYIFGASLGGGQYREFLLAGIFTQTVAFNAAFTTVGLANDLQKGIIDRMRTLPMSRMAVLMGRTLSDTVVNVVALAVMVACGYIVGWRINGSIADAALAFAILLLFAFAMSWVGALTGLISPNVEVAQSAGLIWLFPVTFISSAFISAETLPGPLRSVAEWNPITAVAASGRKLFANGSPPTFTAPHGWPVDHCVEYAVACSVAILVVAVPLALLQYRKVASH; from the coding sequence ATCGGCGCATCGGTCCGGGTCTTCCGCGACAGCGCCATCATCGCCTACCGGAACATCCTCACCATCCTGCGGGTGCCGACCCTGCTGGTGACCGCGACCATCCAGCCGCTGATGTTCGTATTCCTGTTCGCCTACATCTTCGGCGCCTCGCTGGGCGGCGGCCAGTATCGCGAATTCCTGCTGGCCGGCATCTTCACCCAGACGGTGGCCTTCAACGCCGCGTTCACCACGGTCGGTCTGGCCAACGACCTGCAGAAGGGCATTATCGACCGGATGCGGACCCTGCCGATGTCGCGGATGGCGGTCCTGATGGGGCGCACGCTGTCCGACACGGTCGTCAACGTGGTGGCGCTGGCCGTCATGGTCGCCTGCGGTTACATCGTGGGGTGGCGGATCAACGGATCGATCGCCGATGCCGCACTGGCGTTCGCCATCCTGCTGCTGTTCGCGTTCGCGATGTCGTGGGTGGGTGCCCTCACCGGCCTGATCTCACCGAATGTCGAGGTCGCGCAGAGCGCCGGCCTGATCTGGCTGTTTCCGGTGACCTTCATCTCCTCGGCCTTCATCTCGGCCGAGACGCTGCCCGGGCCGCTGCGTTCGGTCGCGGAGTGGAATCCGATCACGGCGGTCGCGGCGTCGGGCCGCAAGCTGTTCGCCAACGGGTCGCCGCCCACCTTCACCGCACCACACGGCTGGCCGGTCGATCACTGCGTGGAGTACGCGGTGGCGTGTTCGGTGGCGATCCTGGTGGTGGCGGTACCGCTGGCGCTGCTGCAGTACCGCAAGGTCGCCAGTCACTGA
- a CDS encoding copper chaperone PCu(A)C — MFSVPHSPVTARRVRDRPVRRAAPDGLSHGVGIAPAKRRRFEYPPAVGAICAVALALAGCSSDSGTTGAAADSVTVSNQWIKAAEAGMSAAFADFTNNGDHEIRIVDATSPASARMEIHEVVPAAGGMTMRPKAGGLVIPAHGRATLTPGGDHLMFIDLKAPLRTGAQTPVTVKFADGTSTTFAAQVRDFAGNQENYAPTGDATAPAHGG; from the coding sequence ATGTTTTCCGTACCCCATTCGCCCGTCACCGCTCGCCGGGTGCGCGATCGGCCGGTCCGGCGCGCGGCGCCCGACGGCCTGTCCCACGGCGTCGGCATCGCCCCCGCGAAGCGACGCCGGTTCGAGTATCCGCCGGCGGTCGGTGCGATCTGCGCCGTGGCGCTGGCACTGGCCGGATGTTCCTCCGACAGCGGAACCACCGGCGCGGCGGCCGATTCGGTGACCGTGAGCAATCAGTGGATCAAGGCCGCCGAGGCCGGTATGTCGGCGGCGTTCGCCGATTTCACCAACAACGGCGACCACGAGATCCGGATCGTCGACGCGACCAGCCCGGCCTCGGCGCGGATGGAGATCCACGAGGTGGTGCCGGCCGCCGGTGGGATGACGATGCGACCCAAGGCCGGTGGTCTGGTGATTCCGGCGCACGGCCGGGCCACGTTGACGCCGGGCGGCGACCATCTGATGTTCATCGATCTGAAGGCACCGTTGCGCACCGGCGCGCAGACCCCGGTCACGGTGAAATTCGCTGACGGGACCAGCACCACCTTCGCCGCACAGGTCCGGGATTTCGCCGGGAACCAGGAGAACTACGCACCGACCGGGGACGCCACGGCCCCCGCGCACGGTGGCTGA
- a CDS encoding RNA polymerase-binding protein RbpA, which yields MADRVLRGSRLGAVSYETDRDHDLAPRRVARYRTDNGEEFDVPFADDAEIPPTWLCRNGQEGILIEGTTQEPKKVKPPRTHWDMLLERRSKEELEELLQERLDLLKTRRGR from the coding sequence ATGGCAGATCGCGTACTCCGAGGTAGCCGGCTCGGAGCGGTGAGCTACGAGACGGACCGCGACCACGACCTGGCACCACGTCGAGTGGCGCGGTACCGGACCGACAACGGCGAGGAGTTCGACGTCCCCTTCGCCGACGACGCCGAGATCCCGCCCACCTGGCTGTGCCGCAACGGCCAGGAAGGCATCCTGATCGAGGGCACCACCCAGGAGCCCAAGAAGGTCAAGCCCCCGCGCACCCACTGGGACATGCTGCTCGAGCGGCGTTCCAAGGAGGAACTCGAGGAGCTGCTGCAGGAGCGCCTGGATCTGCTCAAGACCCGGCGCGGTCGCTGA
- a CDS encoding GtrA family protein: MSLVQVGLDRLPERWRALLLAHRELMKFAVVGAITWFVDTGVVYTLKLTVLQDKPLTARAFGVLIATIVSYILNREWSFNTRGGRQRHHEAALFFAVSALAVGVTVIPQAVALYVFDIRVPHVTAFTQAVSNFITGQILGVLLAMAFRFWALRRFVFPEDLREAELEIL, translated from the coding sequence GTGTCGTTGGTGCAGGTTGGACTGGACCGGCTACCCGAGCGCTGGCGGGCGTTGCTGCTCGCGCACCGGGAGCTGATGAAATTCGCCGTCGTCGGCGCGATCACCTGGTTCGTGGACACCGGGGTGGTGTACACGCTGAAGTTGACGGTCCTGCAGGACAAGCCGTTGACCGCGCGCGCGTTCGGCGTGTTGATCGCGACGATCGTGTCCTACATCCTGAACCGGGAGTGGTCGTTCAACACCCGTGGCGGACGCCAGCGCCATCACGAGGCCGCGTTGTTCTTCGCGGTCAGCGCCCTGGCGGTCGGGGTGACGGTCATTCCGCAGGCGGTGGCGCTGTATGTCTTCGACATCCGGGTCCCGCACGTCACCGCGTTCACCCAGGCGGTGTCGAACTTCATCACCGGCCAGATCCTGGGCGTACTGCTGGCGATGGCGTTCCGATTCTGGGCCTTGCGACGCTTCGTCTTCCCCGAGGACCTGCGAGAGGCCGAACTCGAGATCCTGTGA
- a CDS encoding helix-turn-helix domain-containing protein encodes MPTLTAGDLLRHWRRTRRLSQLELAGRAETSTRHLSFVETGRSTPSRQLILHLSEELEIPLRERNRMLLAAGYAPVYAEPALDTPTMAPVRTAMRQILTGYEPYPALAVDAQWNMVDANSGVALFLDGIPAELLTPPVNALRLSLHPEGLAPRIANLAQWRGHLFERIERQIDATGSADLAALRAELLTYPGGRDDPGLPEPDQAVVPLRLRHHDPVHGDLELEFISTMTIFGSPMNVTVAELAIESFLPASPATAEFLRRRSQIE; translated from the coding sequence GTGCCCACCCTCACCGCCGGGGATCTGCTGCGCCACTGGCGTCGCACCCGCCGCCTGAGCCAGCTCGAACTGGCCGGCCGCGCCGAAACCTCGACCCGTCATCTCAGCTTCGTCGAAACCGGCCGGTCCACACCGAGTCGCCAGCTCATCCTGCATCTGAGCGAAGAGCTGGAAATCCCGCTGCGCGAACGCAACCGGATGCTGCTCGCCGCCGGATACGCCCCTGTCTACGCCGAACCCGCATTGGACACCCCCACCATGGCTCCCGTCCGCACCGCGATGCGGCAGATCCTCACCGGTTACGAGCCCTATCCCGCCCTGGCCGTGGACGCGCAGTGGAACATGGTCGACGCCAATTCCGGTGTCGCCCTGTTCCTCGACGGCATACCCGCCGAATTGCTCACCCCACCGGTCAACGCGTTGCGGCTCAGTCTGCACCCGGAGGGGCTCGCCCCGCGCATCGCCAACCTCGCGCAATGGCGCGGCCACCTGTTCGAACGGATCGAACGCCAGATCGACGCGACCGGTTCCGCGGATCTGGCCGCACTGCGCGCCGAACTGCTCACCTATCCCGGCGGACGCGACGATCCGGGACTTCCCGAGCCGGATCAGGCCGTCGTCCCGTTGCGTCTGCGCCACCACGACCCCGTCCACGGCGATCTCGAACTCGAATTCATCAGCACCATGACCATCTTCGGCAGTCCGATGAATGTCACCGTCGCCGAACTGGCCATCGAGTCGTTTCTGCCCGCGAGCCCCGCCACCGCCGAATTCTTGCGTCGCCGTTCACAGATCGAGTAG
- a CDS encoding TetR/AcrR family transcriptional regulator, whose product MQTGPAPTLPPGSKRVDARTERWREHRRRVRAEFVDAALRALDDHGPGVSMGEIAKAAGAAKPKLYRHFSDKTDLYNAIVDRIGDMLWERIMSRIDLTHDSATELVRRGAIEYAAAVREHPHVFRFIAHSHFTQHADESERALQSARGAARRAATLVASVADAPVDVDSAELVIYSMFGAVASATDWWLGARRLSPAAMSAEEFIEYLTAIISALMQTSARVNGIAVDPDAPLYRAFSAG is encoded by the coding sequence GTGCAGACAGGCCCAGCACCCACGCTCCCACCCGGCAGCAAGCGGGTCGACGCCCGAACCGAACGGTGGCGTGAGCACCGGCGCCGGGTCCGCGCGGAGTTCGTGGACGCGGCGTTGCGGGCGCTCGACGATCACGGCCCGGGTGTCAGCATGGGCGAGATCGCGAAAGCGGCGGGTGCGGCGAAACCCAAGCTGTATCGCCATTTCTCGGACAAGACCGATCTCTACAACGCGATCGTCGACCGTATCGGCGACATGTTGTGGGAGCGGATCATGTCCCGCATCGATCTCACCCACGACTCGGCCACCGAACTCGTGCGGCGCGGAGCGATCGAATACGCCGCGGCGGTCCGCGAACATCCCCATGTCTTCCGGTTCATCGCGCACAGCCACTTCACCCAGCACGCCGACGAATCCGAACGCGCCCTGCAGTCGGCGCGGGGTGCCGCGCGGCGGGCAGCGACCCTCGTCGCGAGCGTGGCCGACGCACCGGTCGACGTGGACAGTGCCGAGCTGGTGATCTATTCGATGTTCGGGGCGGTCGCCTCGGCCACCGACTGGTGGCTCGGCGCGCGGCGCCTGTCACCGGCGGCGATGTCCGCCGAGGAGTTCATCGAGTACCTCACCGCGATCATTTCCGCGCTGATGCAGACCTCGGCCCGGGTCAACGGCATCGCCGTCGACCCGGACGCACCGCTGTACCGGGCATTCTCGGCCGGCTGA
- a CDS encoding glycosyltransferase family 9 protein, protein MAVVLVLRARGLGDLLTAVPALRALRRARPRDHIVLAAPHRLKPIVDLITSVDEMVPAAHPQGLRWDGPAPALAVNLHSAGAEGIVELTRTEPTRLLSYRNSSFPELDGPAWQPEMHEIDRWCHLLESAGISADRRNLGLVPPVATTSHRDCVVVHVGAGAPARRWPGERFAAVIRHLLVQGREVVVTGDEFERDLALGIAARAGLSHDQVLAGQQNLIELSATVAEAALVVCGDTGVAHLATAFGTRTVTLFGPTAPGLSGPPPHLSGRHIALWAGHTGDRYSDSTDPGLLQITVPQVIEAVDTQLSRRRWAEADRRGPAYRRVG, encoded by the coding sequence GTGGCGGTTGTACTCGTGCTGCGCGCACGTGGACTGGGTGATCTTCTCACCGCGGTCCCCGCACTTCGTGCGCTGCGCCGGGCCAGGCCACGCGATCACATCGTGCTGGCGGCGCCACATCGCCTCAAGCCCATCGTCGACCTGATCACCTCGGTGGACGAGATGGTTCCGGCCGCGCATCCGCAGGGCTTGCGCTGGGACGGACCGGCTCCCGCGCTGGCGGTGAATCTGCACAGCGCCGGCGCCGAGGGCATCGTCGAGCTCACCCGCACCGAGCCCACCCGCCTGCTGAGCTATCGCAACAGCTCCTTCCCCGAACTCGACGGCCCCGCATGGCAACCCGAGATGCACGAGATCGATCGCTGGTGCCATCTCCTGGAGTCGGCCGGTATCAGCGCCGATCGCCGCAATCTGGGATTGGTTCCGCCGGTGGCCACCACCAGCCACCGCGACTGCGTGGTCGTCCACGTCGGCGCGGGGGCGCCCGCGCGCCGCTGGCCCGGTGAACGTTTCGCCGCCGTGATCCGGCATCTGCTGGTGCAGGGCCGCGAAGTGGTGGTGACCGGTGACGAGTTCGAACGCGATCTGGCCCTCGGCATCGCCGCGCGCGCCGGCCTGTCACATGATCAGGTGCTGGCCGGTCAGCAGAATCTCATCGAATTGTCGGCCACGGTCGCCGAGGCCGCCCTGGTGGTCTGCGGCGATACCGGGGTGGCTCATCTCGCCACCGCGTTCGGGACCCGCACCGTGACGTTGTTCGGCCCCACCGCACCGGGCCTCAGCGGACCGCCACCGCACCTGTCGGGCCGCCATATCGCCCTGTGGGCCGGTCACACCGGTGACCGGTACAGCGACAGCACCGACCCGGGACTGCTGCAGATCACGGTCCCCCAGGTGATCGAAGCGGTCGACACCCAGCTGAGCCGGCGCCGGTGGGCCGAGGCCGACCGCCGCGGGCCCGCCTATCGCCGCGTGGGCTGA
- a CDS encoding NAD(P)/FAD-dependent oxidoreductase — protein MPTDEPADSSPTDSGIHATVREHPANDRDHGENDCPDIEFTDVVVVGARCAGSATAVAFARAGRHVVVVDSARFPSDTLSTHLLWPAGLAEVAALGALERVLALGAPRLRVAFAAGAGQVVRAPFTAVEGIDYAMCVRRTGFDAALVSTARAAGATVHESMRVIELIRDAGRVAGVRAVDRAGTTHEIRARLVVGADGRRSTVARLTGALDPYRSKPSGRACYFAYWRDGRPEWRSTAAQWRAGDLLGTAFPCEDGAVLSLIQPPVAHGPRTAGQTEQRYRDMVAAIPELAVRLADCEPIGRVRSATGIVSYFRRSTGPGWALPGDAGHFKDPVTAQGMRDAMRYGRLLGEYAAPVLDDAAALDRALIRWEHRREQDCLPMYQWTNRLARGTEMSPLEVQLYRAGAADPNLAGLALDVMTRARTPDELLTPARAAKFALRALAHAPAATVVDTVLREVRDSARDWRERQAARWGSAWPRWPVAAPK, from the coding sequence ATGCCTACCGACGAACCTGCCGACTCCTCGCCGACCGATTCGGGCATCCACGCGACCGTCCGGGAACATCCGGCGAATGACCGCGATCACGGTGAGAACGACTGCCCGGACATCGAATTCACCGACGTGGTGGTGGTCGGAGCGCGCTGCGCGGGGTCGGCAACGGCCGTCGCCTTCGCCCGCGCGGGACGGCACGTCGTCGTCGTGGACTCGGCCCGATTCCCCTCCGACACCCTCTCGACCCATCTGCTGTGGCCGGCCGGCCTCGCCGAGGTAGCCGCGCTGGGCGCGCTGGAGCGGGTGCTGGCACTCGGCGCGCCCCGATTGCGAGTCGCGTTCGCCGCCGGCGCTGGGCAGGTGGTGCGGGCGCCGTTCACCGCCGTGGAGGGCATCGACTACGCGATGTGCGTGCGGCGCACCGGATTCGACGCAGCCCTGGTGTCCACGGCCCGCGCGGCCGGTGCGACCGTCCACGAATCGATGCGGGTCATCGAACTCATCCGCGACGCCGGCCGGGTCGCCGGTGTGCGCGCGGTCGATCGCGCGGGGACCACCCACGAGATCCGGGCCCGCCTGGTGGTCGGCGCGGACGGGCGCCGCTCCACCGTGGCGCGGCTGACCGGAGCCCTGGACCCGTACCGCAGCAAGCCCAGTGGACGGGCGTGCTATTTCGCCTACTGGCGCGACGGCCGCCCGGAATGGCGGTCGACGGCCGCGCAGTGGCGGGCCGGGGATCTTCTGGGAACCGCCTTCCCGTGCGAGGACGGTGCGGTGCTGTCGCTGATCCAGCCGCCGGTCGCCCACGGGCCGCGCACCGCCGGGCAGACCGAGCAGCGCTACCGCGACATGGTGGCCGCGATCCCGGAACTCGCTGTGCGACTGGCCGATTGCGAGCCGATCGGCCGGGTGCGCTCGGCCACCGGCATCGTCTCCTACTTCCGCCGCTCCACCGGTCCGGGCTGGGCACTGCCCGGCGATGCCGGCCATTTCAAGGATCCGGTCACCGCACAGGGAATGCGCGATGCGATGCGCTACGGACGGTTGCTCGGCGAATACGCGGCGCCGGTACTCGACGACGCGGCCGCGCTGGACCGGGCACTGATCCGATGGGAGCACCGGCGGGAACAGGACTGCCTGCCCATGTACCAGTGGACCAACCGGCTCGCCCGCGGCACCGAGATGTCACCGCTCGAGGTGCAGCTGTACCGCGCCGGTGCGGCCGACCCGAACCTGGCCGGCCTCGCGCTGGATGTGATGACCCGGGCGCGGACCCCCGACGAACTGCTGACCCCGGCACGGGCGGCGAAGTTCGCGCTGCGGGCGCTGGCGCACGCGCCGGCGGCCACGGTGGTGGACACCGTGCTTCGCGAGGTGCGCGACAGCGCGCGGGACTGGCGGGAACGTCAGGCGGCGCGGTGGGGTTCGGCGTGGCCGCGGTGGCCGGTGGCGGCGCCGAAGTGA
- a CDS encoding hydroxysqualene dehydroxylase has product MTGRDDAGGFGRRQLLRGAAVAGAALATSGAWATAARANPPRRQVRPGRTVAVFGGGVSGLTAAHELAERGYAVTVYEPNALGGKARSMSVPGTGAGGRADLPGEHGFRFFPGCYQHVPDTMARIPFPGNANGVAGNLIRVESTVAGFPDLPPVTVPTEIAGLRELDPDRIRNSLIAGLGFIPQLPPQELAFFGDRMMMWFTSSPERRFGQWEYRSWMDAVGAAGKSQAYRDYLARALTRITVAAKSETSSARTIGTIGEALVFAGSGIAPQYRGGVDRILNGPTNEAWIDPWVAYLSGSGVRFVTGAGLTGLRVSGDRITAANVGGRAVHADWYVCAMPADRAATILDDAVLAADPALAGMRELVMDWMVGVQFYLRQPTGVPQGHIAALGSPWAITALRQAPMWRGDFAARYGDGSVVECLSVDVSDWDTPGIVYGKPAKQCSKDEVVQEVWAQLKRWLNTGTGWLRDEDLQSWFIDPGVHFAEGGNHNDTPLLVNTVGSWDHRPEARSAIGNMFLCGDHVRTGIDLATMEGACEAGRKAVNALLDAAGDGAPRAAVFPMYAPPELEPLKRIDADRYRAGLPHLLDL; this is encoded by the coding sequence ATGACCGGTCGAGACGATGCGGGTGGATTCGGCAGGCGGCAGTTGCTGCGAGGGGCGGCGGTAGCGGGCGCGGCCCTCGCGACGAGCGGCGCATGGGCCACGGCCGCGCGCGCGAATCCACCACGCCGCCAAGTACGCCCGGGACGCACGGTGGCGGTGTTCGGAGGTGGCGTATCCGGGTTGACCGCGGCGCACGAACTGGCCGAACGCGGCTATGCGGTCACGGTGTACGAGCCGAACGCGCTCGGCGGCAAGGCGCGCAGCATGAGCGTGCCCGGCACCGGGGCGGGCGGGCGCGCGGACCTGCCGGGCGAACACGGCTTCCGGTTCTTCCCCGGTTGCTATCAGCACGTACCGGATACCATGGCGCGAATCCCTTTCCCCGGCAACGCGAACGGCGTGGCCGGGAATCTGATCCGGGTGGAGTCCACGGTCGCCGGATTCCCGGATCTGCCGCCGGTGACCGTGCCCACCGAGATCGCCGGACTCCGCGAGCTCGACCCCGACCGCATCCGCAACTCGCTCATCGCAGGTCTCGGATTCATCCCGCAGTTGCCGCCGCAGGAACTGGCGTTCTTCGGCGACCGGATGATGATGTGGTTCACCAGCTCCCCCGAACGCCGCTTCGGCCAATGGGAGTACCGATCGTGGATGGACGCGGTCGGTGCCGCCGGGAAGTCGCAGGCCTATCGGGACTATCTGGCGCGGGCGCTGACCCGGATCACCGTGGCCGCGAAATCGGAGACCAGTTCGGCGCGCACCATCGGAACCATCGGCGAGGCTCTGGTTTTCGCGGGTTCCGGTATCGCACCCCAGTACCGCGGCGGGGTCGACCGGATTCTGAACGGCCCCACCAACGAGGCGTGGATCGATCCGTGGGTGGCGTATCTGTCCGGTTCGGGCGTGCGGTTCGTGACCGGCGCGGGGCTGACCGGGCTACGCGTGTCGGGCGATCGGATCACCGCCGCGAATGTGGGCGGGCGTGCGGTGCACGCGGATTGGTATGTGTGCGCGATGCCCGCCGACCGAGCGGCGACGATCCTCGACGACGCCGTGCTCGCCGCCGATCCGGCGCTGGCCGGTATGCGGGAACTCGTAATGGATTGGATGGTCGGCGTGCAGTTCTATCTGCGTCAGCCGACCGGTGTCCCACAGGGCCATATCGCGGCGCTGGGCTCACCGTGGGCGATCACGGCACTGCGGCAGGCGCCGATGTGGCGGGGGGATTTCGCGGCACGCTACGGCGACGGATCGGTCGTGGAATGTCTGTCGGTCGACGTCTCGGACTGGGACACGCCCGGGATTGTGTACGGAAAACCGGCCAAGCAGTGTTCGAAGGACGAAGTGGTGCAGGAGGTCTGGGCGCAGCTGAAGCGATGGCTCAATACCGGCACCGGCTGGTTGCGCGACGAGGATCTGCAATCGTGGTTCATCGACCCGGGCGTGCATTTCGCCGAAGGCGGCAACCACAACGACACCCCCTTGCTGGTGAATACCGTCGGATCGTGGGACCACCGGCCCGAGGCGCGTTCGGCCATCGGCAACATGTTCCTGTGCGGCGACCACGTGCGCACCGGAATCGACCTGGCCACGATGGAAGGCGCCTGCGAGGCCGGGCGCAAGGCCGTCAACGCGCTACTGGACGCCGCCGGCGACGGCGCACCGCGCGCGGCGGTGTTTCCGATGTACGCCCCGCCGGAATTGGAACCGTTGAAGCGGATCGATGCCGATCGCTACCGGGCCGGGCTGCCGCATCTACTCGATCTGTGA
- a CDS encoding Dyp-type peroxidase, whose product MAERLSRRRLLGGGVAAAGAAAGAGIALGAERWRPAAPSDSGTAREPFYGPHQGGVATAPQRHAAFVAFDLRPGTARADIIGLLRIWSGDAARLTGGEPALADTEPELAHRPARLTVTVGFGPRLFTVAGLESARPESLAPLPPFGIDRLDPGFCAGDLLLQVCAEEATTVAHAVRALSRSVTSLVTLRWTQRGFRDAAPGQTMRNLMGQVDGTVNISPGADFDRLVWDDGATRPWLRGGTSMVLRRIAMNLDTWDELDPDGRELTVGRRIATGAPLTGTRETDDPDFAAVDAHGIPVIPPSAHIARAHHTADSERFLRRGYNYDDAPGPGATSNSGLLFAAYQRDIAAQYLPVQRRLAEFDALNTWTTPVGSAVFVIPPGISDPQGYLGQSLLEG is encoded by the coding sequence GTGGCTGAGCGGCTGTCGCGGCGGCGCCTGCTCGGCGGTGGGGTCGCCGCGGCGGGAGCCGCCGCGGGCGCGGGTATCGCTCTCGGCGCCGAACGGTGGCGCCCGGCCGCCCCCTCGGATTCCGGCACCGCTCGCGAACCGTTCTACGGACCCCATCAGGGCGGGGTCGCGACCGCACCCCAGCGCCACGCGGCGTTCGTCGCCTTCGATCTGCGCCCCGGCACGGCACGCGCGGACATCATCGGACTGCTGCGCATCTGGTCCGGTGACGCCGCGCGCCTCACCGGCGGTGAGCCCGCACTGGCCGACACCGAGCCGGAGCTGGCCCATCGACCGGCCCGGCTCACGGTGACCGTCGGCTTCGGTCCACGGCTGTTCACGGTGGCCGGACTGGAATCGGCGCGGCCCGAATCCCTGGCTCCGTTGCCGCCCTTCGGCATCGACCGCCTCGATCCGGGATTCTGCGCCGGCGATCTGCTGCTGCAGGTCTGCGCGGAGGAGGCGACGACGGTGGCGCACGCGGTGCGGGCGTTGTCGCGCAGCGTGACATCGCTGGTCACGCTGCGCTGGACCCAGCGCGGGTTCCGCGACGCCGCCCCCGGGCAGACGATGCGCAATCTCATGGGCCAGGTCGACGGCACCGTCAACATCTCCCCCGGCGCCGACTTCGACCGGCTCGTGTGGGACGACGGAGCCACCCGGCCGTGGCTGCGCGGCGGCACATCGATGGTGCTGCGGCGGATCGCGATGAATCTGGACACCTGGGACGAACTCGACCCGGACGGTCGGGAGCTGACCGTGGGCCGGCGCATCGCGACCGGCGCCCCGCTGACCGGAACCCGGGAGACCGACGATCCGGATTTCGCGGCGGTCGATGCGCACGGCATCCCGGTCATCCCGCCGTCGGCGCATATCGCGCGGGCGCATCACACCGCCGACTCCGAGCGGTTCCTGCGTCGCGGGTACAACTACGACGACGCGCCCGGTCCCGGCGCCACCTCGAATTCGGGCCTGCTGTTCGCCGCCTACCAGCGCGATATCGCGGCACAGTATCTGCCGGTGCAACGGCGGCTCGCCGAATTCGACGCCCTCAACACCTGGACCACCCCGGTCGGTTCCGCGGTATTCGTCATCCCGCCCGGAATCTCCGATCCGCAGGGCTATCTCGGGCAGAGCCTGCTGGAGGGCTGA